The DNA window TCAACCCATTTTGCTTGAATATCGTCTGTTAACCAGCCTGATTTAATAACTTCGGAATAGCCACCTGCTTGTTCGATTTCCAGGAAATAATTCCATCCAGCTTCTACGTACTCTTTCGTTAAAGTTTCAACAAAATACGAGCCGGCTGAAGGATCCACCACATGAGACACATGGGCCTCTTCTTTTATGACCAATTGAACGTTGCGCGCGATACGTCTGCTCGATAAATCCGGTTTGGTCAAAAAATCATGCGGATGGACAGTATGCGCATCTGTTCCACCAAGAACAGCCGCAAATGTGGAATTTCCTGCACGCAATAAATTCACATAAGGATCTAGCTTTGAGTAAGAACGGACAGACGTTTCTGTAAATAATGGAATCATCGGCGCTTCTTCTCCAAAAGCAGAACTGAAAGCTTGCCATAATACACGGAATGCACGCAACTTTGCGATTTCTTGGAAGAATTGTGTATCTACAGCAAAGCGAATCCACGTATTTTTAGCAGTTTCCGAAAAATCACTCTCTGCCATTCGTTCTGACAGAATACTCAGTGCAACGCCTAGTTCGTGTACGGCTGTTCCTCCAGCATGATGAATTGGAATGGTATCTACCAATTGAGTTCGAACGTTTTCTGGGGCTTCCACAGCTTCTTCAGAAAAAACAACACCTTGTACGTGTGCTAGCTGTTCAGGTGCCACAAAATCAAAAACACGCAAAATGCCTTGATCGTCACTTGTCAATTTAAAGTACAACGGTTTTTCGGTGATCAATCCTGCCAACTCACTCAATTGCTCATCTGTCCAATCAAATTTGCCGAATCCTGTATAGACAACGGTTTCATTTCCGCGAAGTATATCGTCTTTCATCAAAGTTAAATATTGTTCTGCCGACTCGGCCGTCACTTCTTGTGCCACCAACCAACTCGGCTGATATTTGCCATGTTGGATAGCCGCAACTTGTGCCGGTACATAACTCCCTAATTGATCGAGCATGTTTTTGGTGTATAGCGGTTCAAGTGTAATATCTTCGATTGTTGAAGTTTTCAACGTTTCCTCAAAAGGTTTGCCTTTAATCGCTTTTTCAGCTACCTGCTGCCATTCACTATATGTACGCTTTGGAAATTGTATGTTCTTCATCGATTCGATTGTCAAACTATTCCCTCCTCAAAGGCTATCTGTCTTCATTTTAACCGACTCGACGCCGACATTAAAGCAAAAAAAGCTTGAAGTCCGAAGACTCCAGCTTTTCTTAGTAAACAGATGTATTTTCTTTTGACATATTCTCTAATATTTCTTTGACGCGAGCCAAGAATTGACCGCAAACAAGACCATCAAGTACACGGTGATCGAGTGAAAGACAAAGGTTCACCATGTCACGCGCTGCAATCATTCCGTTATCCATAATAACCGGACGTTTTACAATTGACTCAACTTGCATAATTGCTGCTTGCGGATGGTTGATGATGCCCATTGACTGAACAGAACCAAATGATCCTGTATTGTTTACAGTGAATGTTCCACCTTGCATATCAGCTGATTTTATTTTGCCTGAACGTGCTTTTAATGCCAATTCGTTTACTTCTTTGCCAATGCCTTTAACCGATTTTTCATCAGAATTTCTGATGACCGGAACAAACAAAGCACTGTCAGAAGCAACTGCAATTGAAATATTGATATCTTTTTTCTGGATAATTTTATCTCCCGCCCACATCGAGTTCATCATTGGGAATTCTTTCAAAGCTTGTGATACAGCTTTTACGAAGAAAGCAAAATACGTAATATTAAAGCCTTCTTTTTTCTTAAATTCGCCTTTGATCGAATCACGGTATTGAACAAGGTTCGTAACATCCACTTCAATCATCATCCATGCGTGCGGTGCTTCGTGTTTACTCTTCAGCATATTTGCTGCAATCGCTCTACGAACACCCGTGACTGGAATTTCAATATCTCCCGGAGCACTTTCGATTGGAGCAGGTGCGGCTTTTGGTGCTTCTGGAGTTGCTATTGCTTGCTGCGCAGCCGGTTGTTCTTGTTGCGTTGGTGTCTGTGCTGCAGGCACATCTCCAGCTTTTGGAATAGTTCCGCTGTCAATCAACTTCATTAAATCTTTACGCGTAATACGGCCTTCGTTTCCTGAACCGTCCACTTGGGTTAAGTCGATATCGTTGTCTTGAGCCAAGCGCAAGACAGCTGGTGAATAACGGCCTTTTGAACCAGCTGGTTTCGCAGGTTGAGCTGCCGTTTTTGTTTCTTCTTTTTTGCCTGCTGACGGTGCTGCTGATTGTTCATCAGGTGCGTTTTTTTCTTCTTTTACAGGTGCAGAGTTGCCGCCTTCAGTTTCAATCGTGCAGACAATTTCACCGACTGCTAGAGTTTCACCTTCTGAAGCAATTAATTCCTTAACAACTCCTGTGAACGATGATGGAACTTCCGCTGTCACTTTATCTGTATTAACTTCAGCGAGTGGATCATATTTATTTACATGATCACCTGGCTGGACAAGCCATTTTTCAATGGTGCCTTCTGTGACACTTTCACCCAGCTGGGGCATTTTGATGTTTTCAATAGCCAAGGGAATTCCTCCTTTACTTGTCGTTCGGTTTTATGTTTCTTATTCTTTAAGTAATAAGCCACTCTGACTGTGCGGCAAAAGACACCGCTGCCAGAGCGCCTTATGCCTGTCGGAGCTGTGCGGCCGGTTCAACTTTTCTTTTGTCTAGCTTCAGCGCCCAGATTCTAGGGTCATAAGCCACTCTGGCTGTGCGGCAAAAGACACCGCTGCCAGTGTGTCTTACGCTCGTCGAATCTAGATGGGCGCTTACGCTTTTCTTTTTAAAATTCAGCTAGTTCTCTCATTGCTTTTTCTACTTTGTCTGGGTTGATCATGAAGAATTTCTCCATAGTTGGTGCATATGCCATTGCTGGGATATCGGGTCCAGCTAGACGTTTAATCGGAGCGTCTAGGTCGAATAGGCAGTTTTCAGCGATGATCGCTGCTACTTCTCCGATGATACTTCCTTCTTTATTGTCTTCTGTAACTAGAAGAACTTTACCTGTCTTTTTCGCAGCTTCGATAATGCCTTCTTTGTCCAATGGATAAATTGTACGCAAATCAAGGATGTGCGCAGAAATACCATCTTCGGCTAGGCGTTCTGCCGCTTGAAGTGCAAAGTGGACTGCTAAACCATAAGTGATGACTGTAATATCTTCACCTTCGCGTTTCACATCTGCTTTACCAATTTCAATTGTGTAATCTTCTTCTGGTACTTCACCTTTAATTAGACGGTATGCACGTTTGTGCTCAAAAAACATAACCGGATCTTCATCGCGAATTGCTGCTTTTAACAAGCCTTTTGCATCGTATGGAGTTGACGGGATAACGATTTTTAACCCAGGCTGATTAGCGAATATTGCTTCTACTGACTGCGAATGATAAAGTGCGCCATGAACACCACCGCCAAAAGGTGCGCGGAAAACGATTGGACAAGTCCAGTCGTTATTTGAACGGTAACGAATGCGTGAAGCTTCAGAAATAATTTGGTTAATAGCGGGCATGATGAAATCCGCAAATTGCATTTCTGCAATTGGGCGTAATCCGTACATCGCTGCACCAATGCCGACACCGGCAATCGCTGATTCTGCAAGAGGCGTATCTAAGACACGGTCTTCTCCGAATTGATCGTACAGACCTTGAGTCGCTTTAAAAACGCCACCTTTTTTACCGACGTCTTCTCCGAGAACAAAGACGTTTTCGTCACGTTCCATTTCTTCTTTCATGGCAAGCGTGATGGCATCTATATAAGACATAATAGCCATTATTCGTCTCCTCCTTCTTCGGCATAGACATACTTCATCGCATGTTCTGGTTCTGCATATGGTGCTTCTTCTGCATAATCCGTTGCTTCATTGACAATCACCATAATGCGATCATTAATTTCTTTTTCTAATTCATCGTTCATCACACCGTTTTCTTTCAAATAAGCACCAAATGTTAAAATTGGATCTGTTGATTTTTGTGCAGCCAATTCATCCGCAGAGCGATACTGGCGGTGATCATCATCTGACGAGTGCGCTGTCATTCGTTCGCAAACTGTTTCTATCAAGCTTGGTCCTTCGCCACGGCGTGCGCGATCAGCAGCTTCTTTAACATGTTTGTAAACTTCAATCGGATCGTTGCCATCGATTGTTACACCTGGCATACCATAGCCGATTGCTCGATCCGATACGTTTTTACAAGCTAACTGGCGTTCAACGGGCACCGAAATTGCATATTTATTGTTTTCGACCATAATGATAACTGGTAACTTGTGAACGCCGGCAAAGTTCATGCCTTCGTGGAAATCCCCTTGGTTGGAAGATCCTTCACCCAGCGTCGTAAACGTGATGAAATCTTTTTTCTTCATTTTTCCTGCTAAAGCAACGCCCACTGCGTGAGGCAATTGTGTCGTAACAGGCGAAGAGCCTGTCAAAATACGGTTACTCTTTTGCCCAAAATGACCAGGCATTTGGCGCCCACCAGAGTTTGGATCTTCTGCTTTAGCGAAAGCAGACAGCATCAAATCTTTTGGTGTCATTCCAAAATGAAGGACTACACCAATATCGCGGTAGTAAGGAGCGATATAATCTTTTGAATTATCAAGAGCAAAAGCAGCGCCTACTTGTGCTGCTTCTTGACCTTGGCATGAAATCACGAAAGGAATTTTTCCTGCGCGGTTTAATAGCCACATCCGTTCATCTACACGTCGAGCCATCAACATTGTTTCATACATTTTGAGTAAATCTTCATTTGTTAAACCAATTTCTTCATGTCTAGAAGCCATTATGTTTTCCTCCTTTAACTGTGAATTGCTTTTCCGTCAACTGCTAAAGCCGCTTCGCCCATTACTTCTGATAGTGTCGGGTGTGGATGAATTGTTTCAGCAATTTCCCACGGAGTTGCATCTAACACCATTGCAAGACCCGCTTCCGAAATCATATCGGTAACATGCGGCCCAATCATGTGCACGCCAAGTATATCGTTCGTTTCTTTGTCTGCAATAATTTTAACGAAACCATCAGATTCCCCATAAACCAATGCTTTACCAATTGCTTTGAACGAAAATTTACCAACTTTAACCTCATGACCTTTTTCTTTTGCCTGCTCTTCTGTAATACCAACACTTGCTGCTTCTGGATTGGAATAAATGCAACGTGACACCAAGTCATAGTTAATTGCATGTGGATTATTGCCTTTAATGTGCTCGATTGCCGTGATGCCCTCGTGTGATGCAACGTGCGCTAATTGAAGACCACCAATGACATCACCAATTGCGTAAATATGAGATTCTTTCGTTTGGAAAGATTTCTTCACTTGAATAAACCCTTTTTCAACAATAATGTCCGTGTTTTCAATGCCAATATTTTCAACATTTGCTTGACGACCGACTGATACTAGCATTTTTTCAGCAGAAAAACTTTCATTTTTGCCACTGATTTCTGCTTGAATGGTAACGCCATTTTCACCTGTTTCTAATGTATCTGCCATTACTTTTGCGCTTGTCGCAAACTTAACGCCTTTTTTCTTCAAAAGTTTCAACATCTCTTTAGAGATATCTTTATCCTCTGTTGGCACGATGCGGTCTGCATATTCAATAACAGTTACGTCCACACCAAAATCGTTAAGCATTGAAGCCCACTCGATACCAATAACACCCCCACCAACAATTAGAATCGATTGTGGTAAAGTTTCCATCTTCAAGGCTTCATCTGAACTCATAACGAACTTGCCATCAACAGCTAATCCTGGCAAAGTACGCGGACGTGAACCTGTAGCGATAATGACATTATTCGGAATTAACATTTCATTTTCTTCACCATTGTTCATTTCAACAGAAATGGTTCCAGCATTTGGTGAGAAAATAGAAGGTCC is part of the Planococcus kocurii genome and encodes:
- a CDS encoding methylmalonyl-CoA mutase family protein; amino-acid sequence: MTIESMKNIQFPKRTYSEWQQVAEKAIKGKPFEETLKTSTIEDITLEPLYTKNMLDQLGSYVPAQVAAIQHGKYQPSWLVAQEVTAESAEQYLTLMKDDILRGNETVVYTGFGKFDWTDEQLSELAGLITEKPLYFKLTSDDQGILRVFDFVAPEQLAHVQGVVFSEEAVEAPENVRTQLVDTIPIHHAGGTAVHELGVALSILSERMAESDFSETAKNTWIRFAVDTQFFQEIAKLRAFRVLWQAFSSAFGEEAPMIPLFTETSVRSYSKLDPYVNLLRAGNSTFAAVLGGTDAHTVHPHDFLTKPDLSSRRIARNVQLVIKEEAHVSHVVDPSAGSYFVETLTKEYVEAGWNYFLEIEQAGGYSEVIKSGWLTDDIQAKWVDRENNIATRQQSLIGTNIYANPQEPVRDSKIGDSHLEYMTAKRLATPFENLRAQSKVVNLKSAIILLEPVKNIKAQVDFVSGFLAVGGIEPLVSSHLATAKEINQFLANEAIDYGVLCGSKEAVEAVVAGLDTKASIDLAGRYPKEQLSEWAQFGINETLYSGKHMTTKLEKILALGKEAF
- a CDS encoding dihydrolipoamide acetyltransferase family protein, which translates into the protein MAIENIKMPQLGESVTEGTIEKWLVQPGDHVNKYDPLAEVNTDKVTAEVPSSFTGVVKELIASEGETLAVGEIVCTIETEGGNSAPVKEEKNAPDEQSAAPSAGKKEETKTAAQPAKPAGSKGRYSPAVLRLAQDNDIDLTQVDGSGNEGRITRKDLMKLIDSGTIPKAGDVPAAQTPTQQEQPAAQQAIATPEAPKAAPAPIESAPGDIEIPVTGVRRAIAANMLKSKHEAPHAWMMIEVDVTNLVQYRDSIKGEFKKKEGFNITYFAFFVKAVSQALKEFPMMNSMWAGDKIIQKKDINISIAVASDSALFVPVIRNSDEKSVKGIGKEVNELALKARSGKIKSADMQGGTFTVNNTGSFGSVQSMGIINHPQAAIMQVESIVKRPVIMDNGMIAARDMVNLCLSLDHRVLDGLVCGQFLARVKEILENMSKENTSVY
- a CDS encoding alpha-ketoacid dehydrogenase subunit beta; amino-acid sequence: MAIMSYIDAITLAMKEEMERDENVFVLGEDVGKKGGVFKATQGLYDQFGEDRVLDTPLAESAIAGVGIGAAMYGLRPIAEMQFADFIMPAINQIISEASRIRYRSNNDWTCPIVFRAPFGGGVHGALYHSQSVEAIFANQPGLKIVIPSTPYDAKGLLKAAIRDEDPVMFFEHKRAYRLIKGEVPEEDYTIEIGKADVKREGEDITVITYGLAVHFALQAAERLAEDGISAHILDLRTIYPLDKEGIIEAAKKTGKVLLVTEDNKEGSIIGEVAAIIAENCLFDLDAPIKRLAGPDIPAMAYAPTMEKFFMINPDKVEKAMRELAEF
- a CDS encoding thiamine pyrophosphate-dependent dehydrogenase E1 component subunit alpha codes for the protein MASRHEEIGLTNEDLLKMYETMLMARRVDERMWLLNRAGKIPFVISCQGQEAAQVGAAFALDNSKDYIAPYYRDIGVVLHFGMTPKDLMLSAFAKAEDPNSGGRQMPGHFGQKSNRILTGSSPVTTQLPHAVGVALAGKMKKKDFITFTTLGEGSSNQGDFHEGMNFAGVHKLPVIIMVENNKYAISVPVERQLACKNVSDRAIGYGMPGVTIDGNDPIEVYKHVKEAADRARRGEGPSLIETVCERMTAHSSDDDHRQYRSADELAAQKSTDPILTFGAYLKENGVMNDELEKEINDRIMVIVNEATDYAEEAPYAEPEHAMKYVYAEEGGDE
- the lpdA gene encoding dihydrolipoyl dehydrogenase, whose translation is MAQNYDVVILGGGTGGYVAAIRSAQLGLKTAIVEKSELGGTCLHRGCIPSKALLRSAEVYSTTKNHAADFGVQTGEVTLDFGRVQQRKQGIVDQLHAGVQGLMKKGKIDVYEGIGRILGPSIFSPNAGTISVEMNNGEENEMLIPNNVIIATGSRPRTLPGLAVDGKFVMSSDEALKMETLPQSILIVGGGVIGIEWASMLNDFGVDVTVIEYADRIVPTEDKDISKEMLKLLKKKGVKFATSAKVMADTLETGENGVTIQAEISGKNESFSAEKMLVSVGRQANVENIGIENTDIIVEKGFIQVKKSFQTKESHIYAIGDVIGGLQLAHVASHEGITAIEHIKGNNPHAINYDLVSRCIYSNPEAASVGITEEQAKEKGHEVKVGKFSFKAIGKALVYGESDGFVKIIADKETNDILGVHMIGPHVTDMISEAGLAMVLDATPWEIAETIHPHPTLSEVMGEAALAVDGKAIHS